One window from the genome of Andrena cerasifolii isolate SP2316 chromosome 3, iyAndCera1_principal, whole genome shotgun sequence encodes:
- the LOC143366740 gene encoding UDP-glucosyltransferase 2-like has translation MKITAATLLSVVCLLCVARRLQCARILAVIPTPSYSHQVPYRPLWLKLVDRGHEVVLITANPIPNVNLTNLTQIDTSASYSTLRAIDFIRLRFDGESWLSFVGREMLPLSITFTENVFNNTEVKKLIMPESNAKFDLVIAEMLFQPAIYAFAHRFNAPMIGVSSLGILALNEHALGGIPMPSHEYTWELEANTGSNLPFWKRLKNFVAMWHFIWDTYSNLFSHHQKLAEQYFGKGLPPMLDILKNTSAVFIEQSDAITPARPKLANMITFVSSHVKQNSPPLSKDLQRFADDAPEGFIYFSLGSNAMSSDLPRETIQIFLDVFAKLPYRVLWKFEKDDLPGKPDNVFTAKWFPQHSVLAHPNIKLFIYQGGLQSSEEAVHFRVPLLGFPILADQDYQVGRMDALGVGKRLEILTVTRDELESAIREIITDKKYKENMIELNTIVNDNPYDFMDNLVWWTEYIIRHKGAPHLRSNLARQPWYQRCDMDIVVFLTIVAFMVVSNVLSLSAKIIVRVYKRHDAHSASQKQKLS, from the exons ATGAAGATCACGGCTGCAACTCTGCTGTCGGTCGTGTGCCTGTTGTGCGTCGCGAGGCGTCTGCAGTGCGCTCGGATCCTGGCGGTGATCCCGACGCCGTCCTACAGCCACCAGGTCCCATACCGGCCGTTATGGCTGAAGCTGGTGGATCGTGGCCACGAGGTGGTCCTCATCACCGCGAACCCCATTCCGAACGTGAACCTGACGAACCTCACGCAGATCGACACCAGTGCCTCTTACAGTACCCTCAGGGCGATCGACTTCATTCGCCTCCGTTTCGATGGGGAGTCCTGGCTGTCGTTCGTGGGAAGAGAAATGCTGCCGCTTAGCATAACGTTCACGGAAAACGTGTTCAACAATACGGAGGTGAAGAAGCTCATCATGCCCGAGAGCAATGCAAAGTTTGACCTGGTCATCGCCGAGATGCTGTTCCAGCCTGCCATATACGCTTTCGCTCACAGATTTAACGCGCCCATGATAG GAGTATCATCGTTAGGGATACTGGCCCTGAACGAGCACGCCCTCGGCGGGATTCCGATGCCCTCGCACGAGTACACGTGGGAATTGGAGGCGAACACGGGCTCGAACCTGCCGTTCTGGAAGAGGCTAAAGAACTTCGTGGCAATGTGGCATTTCATATGGGACACTTACAGCAACCTGTTTTCACATCACCAAAAGCTGGCCGAACAATACTTTGGAAAGGGTCTGCCACCCATGCTGGACATACTAAAGAACACTAGTGCAGTGTTCATCGAGCAGTCGGATGCCATTACACCAGCTAGACCGAAACTTGCGAACATGATCACGTTCGTTTCGTCCCACGTCAAGCAGAACTCACCACCCCTTTCGAAG GATTTGCAACGTTTCGCGGACGACGCGCCGGAAGGATTCATCTACTTCAGCCTGGGCAGCAACGCAATGAGCTCCGACTTGCCGAGAGAAACTATACAGATATTCCTCGACGTGTTCGCCAAGCTGCCGTACAGAGTGTTGTGGAAGTTCGAGAAGGACGACCTGCCAGGGAAGCCCGACAACGTGTTCACCGCGAAATGGTTCCCCCAGCACAGTGTTCTCG CACACCCGAACATTAAGCTGTTCATCTACCAAGGAGGATTGCAAAGTTCCGAGGAAGCTGTTCACTTCCGGGTACCGCTCCTAGGGTTCCCAATTTTGGCGGACCAGGACTATCAAGTGGGTAGGATGGACGCACTCGGGGTTGGCAAGCGATTGGAAATCCTGACCGTGACGAGAGATGAGCTAGAAAGTGCCATTCGCGAGATTATAACCGACAAAAA GTACAAGGAAAACATGATCGAACTCAACACTATCGTCAATGACAATCCCTACGATTTCATGGATAATCTTGTCTGGTGGACCGAATATATTATCCGTCACAAAGGTGCTCCGCATCTTCGTAGCAACTTGGCCAGGCAACCGTGGTACCAACGCTGCGACATGGACATCGTGGTGTTCCTGACTATCGTGGCGTTCATGGTGGTTTCGAATGTGTTATCTTTAAGTGCCAAGATTATCGTACGCGTCTACAAACGACACGACGCACACTCTGCTAGTCAGAAACAGAAGCTAAGTTAA